A portion of the Bacillota bacterium genome contains these proteins:
- the metK gene encoding methionine adenosyltransferase, protein MAESTEGFQTKSRRLVTSESVTEGHPDKLCDKIADSVLDAILREDADARVACEVAATTGLVIVIGEVTTSCYVEISEIVRNTVREIGYTRAKYGFDADTCGVITSIHEQSADIAMGVDNSLEARQLLNAGVADGFEHLGAGDQGLMYGFATRETPELMPLPIMLAHKLARRLADVRKKEIVEWLRPDGKTQVTVEYDGDTPVRVDAVVISAQHHPEVDYDTLRREIIEKVIHHVIPPSLLDERTRFFVNNTGRFVVGGPHGDSGLTGRKIIVDTYGGAARHGGGAFSGKDPTKVDRSASYALRWVAKNIVAAGIADKCEVQASYVIGSSRPVSVGVETFGTGKISDDRILDLIRKHFDLRPAAIIDRLDLRRPIYSPVAAYGHFGRADLDLPWERLDKASDLRADAF, encoded by the coding sequence ATGGCTGAATCAACCGAGGGCTTCCAGACCAAGTCGAGGAGACTGGTAACCTCAGAGTCGGTGACAGAGGGCCACCCTGACAAGCTTTGCGACAAGATCGCCGACTCCGTGCTGGACGCGATTCTGAGGGAAGACGCAGACGCCCGGGTAGCATGCGAGGTAGCCGCGACGACGGGGCTGGTCATCGTCATCGGCGAGGTCACTACCTCGTGCTACGTCGAGATCTCCGAAATCGTCCGCAACACGGTGCGGGAGATCGGATACACGAGGGCGAAGTACGGTTTCGATGCCGACACGTGCGGTGTCATCACATCCATCCACGAGCAATCCGCGGACATCGCCATGGGTGTGGACAACTCGCTCGAGGCAAGACAGCTCCTGAACGCGGGCGTTGCGGACGGTTTCGAGCACTTGGGCGCGGGAGATCAGGGGCTGATGTATGGTTTCGCCACTCGCGAGACACCGGAACTCATGCCGCTGCCGATAATGCTCGCTCATAAACTGGCGCGGCGCTTAGCGGACGTTCGGAAGAAGGAGATCGTGGAATGGCTGCGTCCCGACGGCAAGACCCAGGTCACTGTGGAGTACGATGGAGACACGCCTGTGAGGGTGGATGCGGTCGTGATATCCGCCCAGCATCATCCGGAAGTGGACTACGACACGTTGAGAAGGGAGATCATCGAGAAGGTGATACACCACGTCATTCCTCCTTCCCTCCTCGACGAGCGGACCAGGTTCTTCGTGAACAACACCGGCAGGTTCGTGGTGGGCGGTCCACACGGTGACTCGGGACTCACCGGGCGGAAAATCATCGTGGATACATACGGAGGCGCGGCACGCCACGGCGGAGGAGCGTTCTCGGGAAAGGACCCAACCAAGGTGGATAGGTCCGCGTCTTACGCGTTGAGGTGGGTGGCGAAGAACATCGTTGCGGCAGGTATCGCCGACAAGTGTGAGGTACAGGCATCTTATGTAATCGGCTCGTCTCGCCCGGTGTCGGTGGGTGTCGAGACTTTCGGCACGGGCAAGATCAGCGACGACCGCATCCTGGACCTCATCCGCAAGCACTTTGACTTGCGGCCGGCTGCGATAATAGACAGGCTGGACCTACGCAGACCGATATATAGCCCAGTAGCCGCATACGGCCATTTCGGCAGGGCTGACCTGGACCTGCCTTGGGAGAGGCTGGACAAGGCGAGCGACCTAAGGGCGGATGCGTTCTGA